Proteins encoded within one genomic window of Equus caballus isolate H_3958 breed thoroughbred chromosome 20, TB-T2T, whole genome shotgun sequence:
- the OR5V1D gene encoding olfactory receptor family 5 subfamily V member 1D — protein MEGENQTALFEFIILGFSNLNELQFLLFTIFFVTYICTLGGNIFIILVTMTDPRLHTPMYFFLENLAFLDICYTTTNVPQMMAHLLSEKKSISYLGCMAQLFAFIFFVGSESLLLAAMAYDRYIAICKPLRYSVIMNKALYGQLAASCWTGGFLNSVVHTTLTFHLPFCGNNRINYFFCDIPPLLILSCGDTSVNELALLSIGVFIGWTPFLCTILSYLYIISTILRISSAEGRQKAFSTCASHLIIVLLYYGSSIFTYVRPISTYALEKDRLISVLYSVVTPMLNPIIYSLRNKDIKQAVKVMGRKWQASSSLSFDV, from the coding sequence ATGGAAGGAGAAAACCAAACGGCTCTGTTTGAGTTTATCATCTTGGGATTCTCCAACTTAAATGAGTTGCAATTTTTACTTTTCACCATCTTCTTTGTAACTTATATCTGTACCTTAGGTGGGAATATCTTCATAATTTTGGTGACCATGACTGATCCACGCCTACACActcccatgtatttttttctggaaaatttagCTTTTCTTGACATCTGCTACACCACTACCAATGTTCCCCAGATGATGGCGCATCTTCTAtcagagaaaaaaagcatttcttaTTTGGGTTGCATGGCACaactttttgcatttattttttttgttgggTCAGAGTCCTTGCTCTTGGCAGCTATGGCATATGACCGTTATATTGCAATCTGTAAGCCTTTAAGGTATTCAGTTATTATGAACAAGGCTCTATATGGCCAGTTAGCAGCCTCATGCTGGACTGGTGGTTTCCTCAATTCAGTTGTGCACACAACATTGACATTCCACCTGCCCTTCTGTGGTAATAATCGGATCAATTACTTCTTCTGTGACATACCTCCTTTATTGATCTTGTCTTGTGGGGACACTTCTGTCAATGAGTTGGCATTACTATCCATTGGAGTCTTCATTGGTTGGACTCCTTTTTTGTGTACCATACTTTCCTATCTTTATATCATTTCTACCATTTTAAGGATCAGTTCTGCAGAGGGGAGGCAAAAAGCCTTTTctacctgtgcctcccacctgatCATTGTTCTTCTCTATTACGGTAGTTCCATCTTCACATATGTACGGCCCATCTCAACATATGCATTGGAGAAAGACAGGCTGATCTCAGTATTGTATAGTGTTGTCACCCCCATGCTAAATCCTATCATCTACTCTTTGAGGAATAAGGATATTAAACAGGCTGTGAAAGTTATGGGGAGAAAGTGGCAGGCTTCAAGTTCCCTCTCTTTTGATGTATAA
- the OR12D26 gene encoding olfactory receptor family 12 subfamily D member 26 (The RefSeq protein has 3 substitutions compared to this genomic sequence) — protein MENYTTVNEFLLLGLISIQELQPVIFMIFFILYIINLLGNGAILLIIILEPRLHSPMYFFLGNLSCLDICYSSVTLPKLMSNLLSTRKAISFLGCITQIHFFHFLGCTESILLAMMGFDRFVAICYPLRYSVTMNPQVCILLAAVTWFTSFFYALMHSVMTARLKFCSQKLNYFFCDVKPLLELACGDIRLNQWLIYIVTGSLAMAACFLTLLSYCYIISFLLFKNRNCSVLHKALSTCASHFMVVSLFYGTVGLTYITPTSATSVKQSRFVAVIHTTVTPVMNPLIYTLRNKEVMLALKKVFGKKLFA, from the coding sequence ATGGAGAATTACACGACAGTGAATGAGTTTCTTTTGCTGGGTCGGATCTCCATTCAGGAACTTCAACCTGTAATCTTCATGATTTTCTTCATTCTATACATAATAAACCTGTTGGGAAATGGGGCTATATTATTGATCATCATTTTAGAGCCAAGACTCCACTCccctatgtatttttttctgggaaatcTTTCTTGTCTGGATATCTGCTATTCTTCAGTGACACTGCCCAAACTCATGTCAAACCTCCTCTCCACCCGTAAAGCCATATCTTTCCTAGGTTGCATCACTCAGATACACTTCTTCCACTTTCTGGGCTGCACTGAATCCATCTTGCTGGCCATGATGGGCTTTGACCGATTCGTGGCCATCTGCTACCCACTTCGTTACTCTGTCACCATGAACCCCCAGGTGTGTATTCTCTTGGCAGCTGTGACCTGGTTCACCAGTTTCTTTTATGCTCTGATGCATTCTGTCATGACTGCATGCCTGAAGTTTTGCTCTCAAAAACTCAACTACTTCTTCTGTGATGTCAAGCCCCTTTTAGAATTGGCTTGTGGGGATATACGGCTCAATCAGTGGCTCATCTATATTGTCACTGGCAGCTTAGCTATGGCAGCATGCTTTCTCACCCTGCTCTCCTACTGCTATATTATCAGCTTTCTTCTGTTCAAGAACCGGAACTGCAGTGTGCTCCACAAAGCTCTGTCCACTTGTGCCTCTCATTTCATGGTGGTATCTCTCTTTTATGGAACTGTGGCACTCACCTACATAACCCCTACCTCTGCCACCTCTGTAAAACAGAGTCGGTTTGTGGCTGTCATACACACTACTGTCACTCCAGTAATGAATCCACTGATATATACCCTTAGGAATAAGGAAGTGATGTTGGCTCTGAAGAAAGTCTTTGGGAAGAAGCTGTTTGCCTAA